In one window of Candidatus Binatia bacterium DNA:
- the gshA gene encoding glutamate--cysteine ligase, whose product MTQYVANASEEVPIESYDDLVRYFEAACKPRELWRIGTEYEKVGVRAADGAAAPFTGGIEEILRRMADRYGWSPVLEDGRVVALAGKRASITLEPGGQLELSGEQWRDVHEAGQEFHEHVRQIVSVAGELGIVFLGLGMQPVSRVEEIEWVPKRRYRIMAPYMEKVGSLGHRMMKQTATVQVNIDFSSEADAMEKLRLGNGLAPLLNAIFANSPLCDGDLNGFLSFRGHIWTDTDPARCGLLPFVFADSPGFSDYVEYALDVPMYFIVRGDRWIDMTHMTFREFWQRGFEGERATLADWNSHLTTLFPEARMKRYIEIRSVDSQPPEIMLAVPALVKGVFYDGDARLAAWDLVKRWRWEERLQLYHDAHRQALRAKIRNLELRELARELVDIAEYGLDRQRPPGGESEAMYLEQVRDYARKGICPAERVIEKWIGTWNRDPARLVQALAYRTGA is encoded by the coding sequence ATGACCCAATACGTCGCGAACGCGTCCGAGGAAGTTCCGATCGAGTCGTACGACGACTTGGTGCGCTATTTCGAGGCGGCGTGTAAGCCGCGCGAGCTTTGGCGCATCGGCACCGAGTACGAGAAAGTCGGCGTGCGTGCTGCAGATGGCGCGGCTGCCCCGTTTACCGGGGGGATCGAGGAAATCTTGCGGCGCATGGCGGATCGTTACGGTTGGAGCCCCGTGTTGGAAGATGGGCGCGTGGTGGCGCTGGCGGGCAAGCGCGCGTCCATTACGCTCGAACCCGGGGGGCAATTGGAGCTGAGCGGGGAGCAGTGGCGAGACGTCCACGAGGCCGGCCAGGAATTCCACGAGCACGTGCGGCAAATCGTCAGTGTCGCGGGAGAGCTTGGCATTGTGTTCTTGGGCCTGGGCATGCAGCCCGTGAGCCGCGTGGAGGAGATCGAGTGGGTGCCGAAACGGCGCTACCGCATCATGGCGCCTTACATGGAAAAAGTCGGCTCGCTCGGCCACCGGATGATGAAGCAGACGGCGACGGTGCAAGTGAATATTGACTTTTCCAGCGAAGCCGACGCCATGGAGAAACTCCGCTTGGGCAATGGTCTGGCGCCGCTTCTCAACGCCATATTTGCCAACTCCCCGCTCTGCGATGGCGACCTCAACGGATTTCTGAGTTTCCGCGGTCATATATGGACCGACACCGACCCGGCGCGTTGTGGTCTTTTGCCGTTCGTGTTCGCCGATTCGCCCGGGTTCAGCGACTATGTGGAATACGCCCTCGATGTTCCCATGTACTTCATCGTGCGGGGCGACCGATGGATAGACATGACTCACATGACGTTCCGCGAGTTTTGGCAAAGAGGCTTCGAAGGCGAGCGTGCGACTTTGGCCGACTGGAACTCGCACCTGACGACGTTGTTTCCCGAGGCGCGCATGAAGCGCTACATCGAGATTCGTTCCGTCGACAGCCAGCCGCCGGAAATCATGCTTGCGGTGCCTGCTCTCGTCAAAGGCGTCTTTTACGACGGCGACGCCCGCCTTGCAGCCTGGGATCTCGTCAAACGCTGGCGCTGGGAAGAACGATTGCAACTGTACCACGACGCCCACCGCCAGGCGCTGCGTGCCAAGATCCGCAATTTGGAACTGCGCGAGTTGGCCCGCGAGCTCGTGGATATTGCCGAGTACGGGCTCGACCGGCAGCGCCCGCCCGGCGGCGAAAGCGAGGCCATGTACTTGGAGCAAGTCCGGGATTATGCGCGCAAGGGGATTTGTCCGGCAGAGCGCGTGATCGAGAAATGGATCGGCACGTGGAATCGCGATCCGGCGCGCCTCGTGCAAGCGCTGGCTTACCGTACCGGTGCCTGA